One Pristiophorus japonicus isolate sPriJap1 chromosome 19, sPriJap1.hap1, whole genome shotgun sequence genomic window carries:
- the LOC139230449 gene encoding probable G-protein coupled receptor 139, with translation MGKPVIIQIENIYYPILAIVGVPANLITIFILSRGKCGLSKCFTRYLVAMAAADLMFLIFDVILFEIKDAYFPYSFLNFTPICSLIITLLFIFSDCSVWLTVAFTFDRFIAICYQTLRTKYCTEKTVTLVITVVCLFSILENVPLYFVFEPREIIDNVPWSCSVKSSFYTLPMWVAFLWLETILSPIVPFVLIVLLNAMTIRHIVLANRVRSSLRGNKVQNPTDPEVENRRKSIILLLAISGSFILLWMVNVIVFICVQFVDAQFLDANYTDSFTIAEQSGYMLSCLSACTNTFIYAVSQNKFREELKIVIKHPLALITNLIK, from the coding sequence CTAATTTGATAACCATCTTCATTCTCTCCCGTGGAAAGTGTGGTCTCTCCAAATGCTTCAcccgttacctggtggccatggcagcggccgaTCTAATGTTCCTGATATTTGATGTAATTCTGTTTGAGATTAAAGATGCTTATTTCCCATATTCATTCCTGAACTTTACTCCCATTTGTAGTCTCATTATCACCTTGCTTTTTATTTTCAGTGATTGCTCTGTCTGGCTAACTGTGGCTTTCACATTTGATCGATTTATCGCTATTTGTTACCAAACGTTGCGAACAAAATATTGCACCGAAAAAACTGTGACTCTGGTGATAACAGTGGTGTGTTTATTTAGCATTTTAGAAAATGTTCCATTATACTTTGTTTTTGAACCACGGGAAATAATTGACAATGTACCATGGTCCTGCTCTGTAAAATCGAGCTTCTACACCTTACCGATGTGGGTAGCATTTTTGTGGTTGGAAACTATTTTATCCCCAATTGTACCGTTTGTGTTGATCGTGCTACTCAATGCCATGACCATCAGGCACATTGTGCTGGCCAATAGAGTGAGGAGTAGTCTCCGAGGAAACAAGGTTCAGAATCCCACTGATCCAGAGGTGGAGAACAGAAGGAAATCCATAATTTTACTGCTCGCCATCTCAGGCAGTTTTATACTATTATGGATGGTAAATGTAATAGTTTTCATATGTGTGCAATTTGTAGATGCTCAATTTTTGGATGCAAATTACACTGACTCATTCACCATTGCAGAACAATCCGGTTATATGCTGAGTTGTTTGAGTGCTTGCACAAACACGTTTATTTATGCAGTATCCCAGAACAAATTCAGAGAGGAATTGAAGATTGTGATTAAGCATCCCCTGGCTCTCATTACAAATTTAATCAAATAA